Proteins from a single region of Palaemon carinicauda isolate YSFRI2023 chromosome 1, ASM3689809v2, whole genome shotgun sequence:
- the LOC137659561 gene encoding uncharacterized protein, protein MDMHSGTCCTVMVDGGLTDTFGVKTGVLHGRILSPLLFIMVIDYVMNKVMHRMSNDIQWKGDQRLCDLEYADDKLLITSTMDEMKEMIDKLVLEGRKVGLVINQRNTEVMQIQSGDQTNCFIGGVILTNSNSFKYL, encoded by the coding sequence ATGGATATGCATAGTGGAACTTGTTGTACGGTAATGGTTGATGGTGGTCTTACAGATACATTTGGagtcaagactggagtactacACGGTAGAATACTGTCCCCTCTACTGTTTATTATGGTGATTGATTACgttatgaacaaggtaatgcacAGAATGAGTAATGACATTCAATGGAAAGGGGACCagagattatgtgatcttgaatatGCAGATGACAAGCTTCTAATTACCTCTACAAtggatgaaatgaaggaaatgattgatAAGTTAGTACTGGAGGGAAGAAaggttggattggtgatcaaccagagaaaTACTGAGGTCATGCAGATTCAGAGTGGTGATCAGACGAATTGCTTTATTGGAGGAGTAATATTAACCAACTCAAATTCTTTCAAATATTTAtga
- the LOC137643189 gene encoding pro-resilin-like has protein sequence MACKLVLLACVAAVGLSAPQQQGYGYQPPQQPTSLYQTPTGSTRPPTRPPPPPPQPPTQLYNTPGPKPSSTNIRPNTYSPPPTGQMEGMPYDFTWGVEDQNSGNSFSHVENSDGRTTQGEYRVLLPDGRTQVVTFYDNGDGFNAEVTYI, from the exons ATGGCTTGTAAG TTGGTCCTTTTGGCTTGTGTGGCAGCCGTAGGTTTATCGGCCCCTCAGCAGCAAGGGTATGGATATCAACCCCCGCAGCAACCCACCAGCCTTTATCAAACGCCCACGGGATCTACCCGACCACCCACTCGTCCACCCCCTCCACCACCACAACCCCCCACCCAACTATACAACACTCCTGGACCCAAGCCCTCCTCAACCAACATTAGACCGAATACCTATAGT CCACCTCCAACTGGTCAGATGGAAGGGATGCCTTATGATTTCACTTGGGGCGTTGAAGACCAGAACAGCGGGAACTCCTTCAGCCACGTAGAAAACAGCGACGGCAGGACCACTCAGGGAGAATACAGGGTGCTTCTTCCTGACGGACGAACTCAG GTGGTGACTTTCTACGATAATGGCGATGGCTTCAATGCAGAGGTGACTTACATCTAA